TCACAAACATCTTCTCTAAAAGAGTTTCTTTAATGTTTTTTAACTTATCTAACTTACGTTGAAGAAGTGATAGGTAGGCATTTATTACTAAAAATAGTTTAGCAATATTTGATTGCTCTTTGTATTCTGGAATAGACACTTTATATTCCATGACCCTATCTAAATCCACTACAACCCTTGCACTTAGAACTAAACAAATTTGAGTAATTTTAGAAAAATAATATGATTTAAATCAATTTAATAGGAAATGGTTATTAATTAATCCTTTCGTTTTAAAAACTAAATACATCGGACTAACTAAAACCTTTTCATCTAATTCATAGAGCCCTACAGCTCCCTTGTGTATCGCTGAAGGATCCATTGCAAATGAATTTGATTCAACTATTTGTGAATTTCTTTTATCTCCTATAATTGGATTTGAACCGTCAGAGTAGATCCTTTTTTGATTAATAAAACCATAAATTTTAGATAACGAAAAACTTTCTAATTTTAAATTTTGACCATTTAAAATGGTATATGGTTGTGTGATATCTGATAGAATTCACCGCTTTCAAGCGTCAGTGAATTCTTTAAATCTAATTGCGGGAACGTTTTCTTTTTTAGTTGTCATTGTACTCCTGTAAAAGTTTTTCAAGTTTCGTTTTAAATTCTAAAGTAACGTAAAATTCGATATGATTCATAACATCATGAATCATTGTAATTAATGATTCAACGATGAACTCCTTAAAGTCTACATTTTCTCAAAAATTTATATTATCATAAGTTCTTAACTCTAAATTCATTCTTATGAATTTATAATCATTATATAATTCACGGCTTTTAATTAAAAGTTTAGCAACCTGAATTATTAATTTTTCAAATTCAGTTTTTTCTTTTTTATATTTTGAAGCTAAATAAAACTCGTGAATCTTAGTTTTATTTCATTTTTTATTTTTATTAAAAAATTTTTCGGTTTGATTTTCTGGTTCTATTGATTTATAGTATTTATCTAATTCAATATCTACATCAAGTAATTTGCTAATTATTTGACTTTCCTCACTAACCAATCTATCATAATATTCTTCTAATTCTTCTTTATCTATTATTTCACTGTCTCATTTATCAATTCAATTACTTTTAGAAGAATTATATATTTTAATTAAAGTATCTAAAACAACAGTTTTTAAATCTTTTTTAACTCTTAATAAGTTATCTAATTTTTCAATTTTGTTTCTAAAATCAGCCGAATAATTTAAAAACTCTTGATAAAAGTGATATTTATCAAAATAAAACGTAAATTTATCTTCATTTTTTAATATTATTTTTCAA
This genomic window from Mycoplasmopsis mustelae contains:
- a CDS encoding restriction endonuclease subunit S, whose translation is MTTKKENVPAIRFKEFTDAWKRWILSDITQPYTILNGQNLKLESFSLSKIYGFINQKRIYSDGSNPIIGDKRNSQIVESNSFAMDPSAIHKGAVGLYELDEKVLVSPMYLVFKTKGLINNHFLLNWFKSYYFSKITQICLVLSARVVVDLDRVMEYKVSIPEYKEQSNIAKLFLVINAYLSLLQRKLDKLKNIKETLLEKMFV